A stretch of the Halomonas sp. BDJS001 genome encodes the following:
- a CDS encoding DUF4202 domain-containing protein yields MPTAFNQTLAAIDALHAEDPRATTLADGTSMPQELAYAQRMSDWLDRVHDNPDEVLRLAVRAQHLQRWLVPREEYPEGRVGYLTWRRDQGKRAGETTAQLMREAGYSDEEANRVKTIIGKKGLGRDPDVQALEDCACLVFLENYFADFSRKIEHDHMVRIVQMTWRKMSPRAHELALQLPMSDASLALVKEALGVE; encoded by the coding sequence ATGCCTACCGCTTTTAATCAAACGCTCGCCGCCATCGATGCCCTGCATGCCGAGGATCCGCGCGCCACGACCCTTGCCGATGGCACCTCCATGCCCCAGGAACTGGCCTATGCCCAGCGCATGAGCGACTGGCTAGACCGCGTTCATGACAACCCAGACGAAGTGCTGCGCTTAGCGGTACGCGCCCAGCACTTACAGCGCTGGTTAGTGCCGCGTGAAGAGTACCCCGAAGGGCGCGTAGGCTATTTAACCTGGCGGCGCGACCAGGGCAAGCGCGCGGGCGAGACGACCGCCCAGCTAATGCGCGAGGCAGGCTACAGTGACGAAGAGGCCAATCGAGTCAAAACCATTATTGGCAAGAAAGGCCTGGGCCGCGACCCCGATGTGCAGGCGCTGGAAGATTGCGCCTGTCTGGTGTTTTTAGAAAACTACTTTGCCGACTTTTCGCGCAAGATCGAGCACGACCATATGGTACGGATCGTGCAGATGACCTGGCGAAAAATGTCACCCCGCGCCCACGAACTGGCCTTGCAACTCCCCATGTCGGACGCCTCATTAGCGCTGGTAAAAGAGGCCCTGGGTGTGGAGTAA
- a CDS encoding FAD-binding and (Fe-S)-binding domain-containing protein — MIASLDTRTAPFERLGNEYVRFLQALKTRGFEGEIAPDYANRTVLATDNSIYQRLPQAAVYPKHAEDLERLTRLAAQTTHRSIVLTPRGGGTGTNGQSLTDGIVVDVSRHMNRILEIDVENRRVRVQAGVIKDQLNAALKPHGLFFAPELSTSNRATIGGMISTDASGQGSCEYGKTRDHVLELDTVLIGGQHLHSRALTPDEEQAERQQEGILGRVHTIAAEIIDQQRELIETKFPPLNRCLTGYDLAHLRDDEGQLNLNSLLCGSEGSLGFLNEAVLNVLPIPKHSTLVNVRYTSFMDALRDAKTLKAASARPTSIETVDDTVLQLAMEDFVWDSVAEFFPATGTAPIRGINLIEFNDDDESALAARVEAFTGHLSQDTTVERLGYTLAEGRGQIQKVYAMRKRSVGLLGNVQGEKRPIPFVEDTAVPPEHLADFIAEFRAALDARGLSYGMFGHVDAGVLHVRPAIDMKDPEQEKLIRAVSDEVAALTQKYGGLLWGEHGKGVRSEYAPRFFGELYPSLQRVKAAFDPFNQLNPGKIATPSESGEVIAKDSDPDLLTIDGVPMRGQLDRTIDERAWQAYDAAVYCNGNGACYNYDLDDPMCPSWKATGDRRHSPKGRASLIREWLRLQTQAGIDVVEESRKKKAEGGWGFIKSFPLRVANTLSRKQHHDYSHEVYDAMAGCLACKSCAGQCPIKVNVPQFRSQFLEVYHGRYLRPVRDYVIGGTEFMLPTLAKAAPLYNAVIGQGWVEKLMRSTLGMSDSPALSHASVKKQLKAWGIAEATPLSLALLTEQQRANSVIIVQDAFTTHFEAKLVMDVVELLSRLNLRVFVMPFSANGKPLQVQGFLGAFESTAAKQAERLRTLARFDIPLVGIDPAMTLTYRQEYVKALGNEAVPEVLMLQEWLATRINTLAPNQFQLTDPGFKLLSHCTEKTNAPGSPKAWQQVFAAFGLELELMATGCCGMSGTYGHETRNAATSKTIYAQSWQPQVEAKENTGKLLATGYSCRSQVKRYSEQVLLHPLQALLIALKRS, encoded by the coding sequence ATGATTGCATCCTTGGACACCCGTACCGCCCCGTTCGAACGCTTGGGCAATGAGTATGTACGTTTTCTACAGGCGCTTAAAACGCGCGGCTTTGAAGGCGAAATCGCTCCCGATTACGCCAACCGCACGGTGCTGGCGACGGATAACTCGATTTACCAGCGCCTGCCCCAGGCGGCGGTCTACCCCAAGCATGCCGAAGACCTGGAACGCCTAACCCGGCTGGCCGCGCAAACCACTCACCGCAGCATTGTATTAACGCCCAGAGGCGGCGGTACCGGTACCAACGGCCAGTCGCTCACCGATGGCATCGTAGTGGATGTCTCCCGCCATATGAACCGGATCCTTGAGATCGACGTTGAAAACCGTCGGGTGCGCGTTCAGGCCGGGGTGATCAAAGACCAGCTCAACGCCGCACTCAAACCCCACGGGCTGTTTTTCGCCCCGGAACTGTCGACGTCCAACCGCGCCACCATTGGCGGCATGATCTCTACCGATGCCAGCGGTCAGGGCAGCTGCGAATACGGCAAAACCCGCGACCACGTACTGGAGCTCGACACCGTTCTGATTGGCGGTCAGCATCTACACAGCCGTGCCCTAACCCCGGACGAAGAGCAGGCCGAGCGCCAGCAGGAAGGCATTCTTGGCCGCGTGCATACCATCGCCGCCGAGATTATCGACCAGCAGCGTGAGCTGATAGAGACAAAATTTCCGCCGCTCAACCGCTGCTTGACCGGCTACGACTTGGCCCACCTGCGCGACGACGAGGGGCAGCTTAACCTCAACAGCCTGCTGTGCGGTTCGGAAGGCTCGCTGGGCTTTTTAAATGAAGCGGTGCTGAACGTGCTGCCGATTCCCAAGCACTCCACGTTGGTCAATGTGCGCTATACAAGCTTTATGGACGCCCTGCGGGATGCCAAAACGCTGAAAGCCGCCAGCGCCCGCCCCACCTCCATCGAAACGGTGGATGACACCGTCCTCCAGCTCGCCATGGAGGACTTTGTCTGGGACAGCGTGGCCGAATTTTTCCCGGCAACCGGAACGGCGCCGATTCGCGGCATTAACCTGATCGAGTTCAATGACGACGATGAGAGCGCCCTGGCCGCGCGGGTTGAAGCCTTCACCGGCCATCTAAGCCAAGACACTACTGTCGAACGCCTGGGCTATACCCTGGCAGAGGGACGCGGGCAGATTCAGAAAGTCTACGCTATGCGCAAACGCTCGGTGGGGTTGCTCGGCAATGTGCAAGGGGAAAAGCGCCCGATTCCATTTGTGGAAGATACCGCTGTGCCACCGGAACATCTGGCGGACTTTATTGCCGAGTTCCGCGCCGCGCTGGATGCCCGCGGGCTCTCCTATGGGATGTTTGGTCATGTGGATGCGGGGGTACTCCACGTACGCCCCGCCATCGATATGAAGGATCCAGAGCAGGAAAAACTGATTCGAGCGGTCTCCGATGAAGTCGCTGCGCTGACCCAAAAATACGGCGGCCTACTATGGGGCGAACACGGCAAAGGTGTGCGCTCGGAGTACGCCCCCCGGTTCTTTGGCGAACTCTACCCCAGCCTACAGCGGGTCAAAGCCGCCTTTGACCCGTTTAACCAGCTTAATCCCGGCAAGATCGCCACACCCTCTGAGAGCGGCGAGGTCATCGCCAAGGATAGCGACCCCGATCTGCTGACCATTGATGGCGTGCCCATGCGCGGCCAGCTTGACCGCACCATCGACGAGCGCGCCTGGCAGGCCTACGACGCCGCGGTGTACTGTAACGGTAACGGCGCCTGCTACAACTACGACCTCGACGACCCCATGTGCCCCTCCTGGAAGGCCACCGGGGATCGCCGCCACTCGCCCAAAGGCCGCGCCAGCCTGATCCGCGAATGGCTGCGCCTGCAGACCCAGGCGGGGATCGATGTCGTTGAGGAGTCGCGTAAGAAAAAAGCCGAAGGCGGCTGGGGCTTTATTAAGAGCTTTCCGCTGCGGGTGGCGAACACCCTAAGCCGCAAGCAGCACCACGACTACTCCCACGAAGTTTATGACGCCATGGCGGGCTGTTTGGCGTGTAAGTCCTGCGCCGGGCAGTGCCCCATCAAGGTCAACGTGCCGCAGTTCCGCTCCCAGTTTCTTGAGGTCTACCACGGCCGCTACCTGCGCCCAGTGCGGGACTACGTGATTGGCGGCACTGAGTTTATGCTGCCCACCCTGGCCAAGGCCGCACCACTGTATAACGCAGTCATCGGCCAGGGCTGGGTGGAAAAGCTGATGCGCAGCACCTTGGGCATGAGTGATTCCCCAGCCCTCTCCCACGCCAGCGTGAAGAAACAGCTGAAGGCCTGGGGCATCGCCGAAGCAACGCCGCTCTCACTGGCGCTGTTAACCGAACAGCAGCGCGCCAACAGCGTGATTATTGTCCAGGACGCCTTTACTACTCACTTTGAAGCCAAGCTGGTGATGGACGTAGTGGAGCTACTATCGCGTCTAAATCTACGCGTATTCGTGATGCCCTTTTCGGCGAACGGCAAACCGCTCCAGGTGCAGGGCTTCTTGGGCGCCTTCGAGAGCACCGCTGCCAAGCAGGCCGAGCGGCTACGCACCCTGGCCCGTTTTGATATTCCCCTGGTGGGCATCGACCCAGCCATGACGCTCACCTATCGCCAGGAGTATGTCAAAGCGTTAGGCAATGAGGCGGTGCCCGAGGTGCTAATGCTGCAAGAGTGGCTGGCAACCCGTATTAACACGCTAGCGCCCAACCAGTTCCAGCTAACCGACCCAGGCTTTAAGCTGCTCTCCCACTGCACCGAGAAGACCAACGCGCCGGGCAGCCCGAAAGCGTGGCAGCAGGTATTTGCGGCGTTTGGGTTAGAGCTAGAGTTGATGGCCACCGGCTGCTGCGGTATGTCGGGCACCTACGGCCACGAAACCCGCAACGCCGCTACATCAAAAACGATCTACGCCCAGTCCTGGCAGCCCCAGGTGGAAGCCAAAGAAAACACAGGCAAGTTACTGGCGACCGGCTACTCCTGCCGCAGCCAGGTGAAGCGCTACTCTGAACAAGTTCTGCTACATCCTTTGCAGGCGCTGCTCATTGCCCTAAAGCGCAGCTAA
- a CDS encoding efflux RND transporter periplasmic adaptor subunit gives MSLFSSLTRFGSGAILTLSLVAMAVAQENRVETQVVADSPRIEILTLTGSVSAPHTSQLSSAEAGQVSELTVEMGDTVTQGQQLLSLDIRDISLESQRARADLAQAEAERDEAQRLVSEANQLSAQNFAASERRQRESTLAAAQAIFEARRADYALAQLQLERHQIRAPFDGMVTQRESNVGEWVNPGDTLLTLVDLASLRLDFSVPLSAYQRFAGSQLEVRLEGSDQWHPAHTLARIPLDASSRQFLLRAVPEKSLEMLPGMAVEGRLQLNGESGPSVPRDALIRRPDGSVSVWLARQEEDTWRAFEQRVEIGSSHQGEVAINEGLSAGDRVIVVGNERLEEGQSVSLSDD, from the coding sequence TTGTCTCTATTTTCTTCCCTGACTCGCTTCGGCTCAGGCGCCATTTTAACCCTGAGCCTGGTGGCCATGGCGGTCGCTCAGGAAAACCGCGTTGAGACACAGGTGGTGGCTGACTCTCCACGAATTGAGATATTGACGCTTACCGGCAGCGTCAGCGCTCCACACACCTCACAGCTATCAAGTGCTGAAGCGGGTCAGGTCAGCGAGTTAACGGTTGAAATGGGCGATACAGTCACTCAAGGCCAGCAACTGCTCTCCCTGGATATCCGCGATATTAGCCTGGAAAGCCAGCGTGCCCGCGCAGATCTAGCCCAGGCCGAAGCCGAGCGCGACGAAGCGCAACGTTTAGTGAGCGAAGCCAACCAGCTCTCGGCGCAAAACTTTGCCGCCAGCGAACGCCGCCAGCGTGAAAGCACTTTAGCGGCGGCTCAGGCCATCTTTGAAGCGCGCCGAGCCGACTACGCGTTGGCCCAACTGCAGCTTGAGCGTCACCAGATACGTGCTCCCTTCGACGGCATGGTCACCCAGCGGGAGAGCAATGTCGGTGAGTGGGTCAACCCTGGCGATACCCTGCTTACTTTGGTCGATTTAGCGTCTCTTCGCTTGGATTTCTCGGTGCCACTCTCTGCCTATCAACGCTTTGCAGGCTCTCAATTAGAGGTGCGCTTAGAAGGCAGTGACCAATGGCACCCGGCACACACTCTCGCGCGCATTCCGCTTGATGCCAGTTCACGACAGTTTCTACTCCGTGCTGTGCCTGAAAAGTCACTGGAAATGCTACCGGGCATGGCAGTGGAAGGCCGTTTGCAACTTAATGGCGAAAGCGGCCCCAGCGTGCCGCGGGATGCGCTAATCCGCCGCCCGGATGGCAGTGTCAGCGTTTGGCTCGCTCGCCAAGAAGAAGACACTTGGCGAGCTTTTGAGCAGCGGGTTGAGATTGGTAGCAGCCACCAGGGGGAAGTCGCTATCAATGAAGGCCTATCGGCGGGTGACCGTGTCATTGTCGTCGGCAACGAACGCCTTGAAGAGGGGCAAAGCGTGTCCCTGAGCGACGACTAA